tgttttgtttaaaagactCATAATCGTTAGAGGCTTATTGAGGTGATTTGGAACATCTGCTATAGTTGCCTTCACAGTAGTACTACTATACATGGTAAGCACACTCTGTTAACTTTTCCTTTTGCTCATGCTTGTCCCTTTTCTTGATCTGTCTTGTAAAAGGTCATGCATGAAGGTGGTGACATATAGCAACGCAGAGAGCAAGATTCCGATAAGAAGGAAACGTAACAGACATTAGTGTGTATTTGCTTGTTCATGAGATGGCATCaaagaggaacagaaaaaaaagagcagcccTATTCTAGCATGATGTGTCTAATAATATCATTGATTAAAGCTAATATGTCAACATCTAAGCAGTAGCTTCaataaatgttgttattttttctgtcttggTGATGCTGCACCAAAAATACTAACCGTGGTATGCAAATGGTACAGAGTAACTTGGCTTTACCATGCTACaaaaggatttatttaattaatttttttaattaaatctcaATGTGAAAATAGATAAAGATATTGTATCTTAAGAATATATCTTTGATCCTATATGCCAAAAAGCACCATCCTATAGCTAGGTAGTTAATCATAGATTTTTAAGTCATAAGCAGGGAAACCTTTAAGgtatttttactgcttttaactGATCAATGCAATCTTACagtatcaaaaaaataataatgatgcGTAAAGTTTGAGATGCTAATGCTGTGCTAAAACTGAAAGCAACATAACTTGTCTGTCATCAGAACATGATAATGTTTTACAGAACCAAAGAGGGAAttgaacaaagaaacaaacttaataaaaagaagaaaaaaaaaagagtttgcatTTGCTTGTGTGGACTGCCAAGCAGTGAAAAAGGATTTAAGATGGTCCctgccatttattttaaatcacagtTTTGAAAGGAACAAATAGCCAGCACATTGTGTACTTGAATGGTTACTTTCTACTGTGCTTTTACTTCATAATCTATTTCATTTACCTTGTAAACACAAGATGACTAGAAGCTGAATTTAGAGAAGTAAGTCTttgtaaaagacaaacatttttaatataattctGTATAAATTTAAAGGCTAACAGGTGtgtgatttaaaacataaattgcATAAGCAAAAGCAGTGAATTTCCGATTTAGTGTAGCTATTTCACAAAATTAAATTAGCCTTGCAAAAACTTCAGCTGATATATATTTGCATGATTTATATAGGTAGACCTAAATATGttgtattttacaaatatttttcgGTTACAGTAACTTTACAACTTAAGACATTTAAGTTAAATCTGTTAAATAGTTGAGTCTTTTTATTATGCTTTCAAATGCGTTAGCAATCTAgttgatatttattttctacacCATCTTGAGTTTACAAGGTATGTGATTATGTTATGTTTGCATGCATTCACTGTGACATTGTGATATCTGTAACTAGCAAtagcaaaagcagaaaaatgtcactgtctaataaaacaaacaaagaaaagaagaagtcaAAGCAATTGGACACCTGCTCAGTTAATAAATCattaacatttttcaaaaggaaaaaatacacaacttcttttctttaaagtatttaaataagtaaaaaaaaattaagaaaaaagtgTCTTTGGCCCATACCTTCATTTGATTGTTCAACAATTCCAGTTTACAACAAGTAGCTTAAAAATAAGTCTTTGATTGTGCTACACTTGTCTACAGTGCCATTCAGCTATACAGTTTCAGAGGGGTAAGGATGAACAGCAGACTATTGCTCCTTTCATTTCTGAAGATTCTTCTTTATTACGATCCATCCCCTTAGTGGAACGTATGCTCACCTCGAACTATGTGTGAATAGAATTCATAGCGCTCTTTGCTTCGATGACCGCAAATGTTGCACTCTAGTGGATCTCTGTATCCATGACAACCCATGTGAATGGTGTACATGACATGGTCCAGGAAAAGCACTCGACAATGCTCGCACTGGAAGGCTCGCAACTCATGGCCCTCTCGTCCAAACACTCGCACCCCTTCTTGGCTCACAGGCCTCTCTGGGGCCATTCTCATCATCCCCATTCCTGCACTTGTCCCACTACTAGGTGATGCAACAATAACTCGCTCAACCGAACTAATTACAGCTGGACTGGATCGAGATTTGAGGCCTGAAGGAGCATTGCAACCATGGTAGCCCTGCCTGTCCTGAGGGCTGCTGCGAGCTGAGTCAGCCGATTCAATGCCACTGTTACTAGGTGATTCTGCTTGTCCAGGCAGGAGTGGCTTGTTCTGCTTAGCTAAGGCAGTGGGGCCGTTTAAGGAGGGATGGCTGGGGAACTCGTGTTGCTGAGGTGGTTGAGGATGAAGTGTGTCGCAGTTTCCTGGACGGTCTGTTTGCTGGCTCAGTGGCAGGACAGGATGATAAAGAGGGTTGACAATTGGCACCACCTCACCTAGAGATAGTGAAGAACCAGGATGGTGGAGCATAGGTCGTAGGGCATCTGATCCCAGGTACGACATGGCATTGTTGATAGTTGGGTCCATCATGTGTGGTGGTATCAGCTCAGGACGGTTTTCATATTTTGGGTGTATCCCATAGCCTATGTCAGGATAGCTGTAGCGAATCATCTTGTCCCCTAAAAGTTATAGAGTTGCACAAAAAATAAGCCAAATTAGATTTCATATGCTTGATAGAAACATcagaaatatgaataaaaaaataaattaaaaaaaattcttccttgtaactttaatttgaaagacCAAAAGATATACACAAATATGAGTATCACTTTGAATTTCCTTCAAGCCTATCACACTTTTTTTATGCAGACATTTCAGACcttgtttgtcacattttgcaCAGTATGTTCAAGTCTAATGGGGCGGAAAGCCCCATCCATCTAGTATTGCACTGTTTAACCCCTCCAGATCAGGGATGCGGTAAGCTGTTTTCTCTTGATAAGAGCAATGGCAAAGTTACAGGTGTACCTaaccacagagagaaaaacatttccttGCCTTTGAGTCCTCTGTCTGCTCTAGCTTGCTCAATCTCTTCCTCTAAtagtgtgacaaaaaaaaaaaatgtctgataaaAATTCTCATAAATAGGCCAGGGTTGATATATGATATAAAGGTATGATGCAAGATTGTGAAGAATGTGaaaatttgtttcaaactgCCTGAAAACATAAACCAATGGTAATATTATTATGTTACCAGGTTGTATGCTTAAAGTGAAATTAGTTTGAAAAGTAAACTTTTGTTGAGAATTAaatgataacattttaaaaatgcttcttgaacaaaatgtacaattatacaaaaatattttattttatttcactaacaaatattaatttaacTGCTGCATAACCCCATGTTTTAtaagttgagatttaataaaaagatgtCTCATTCAAGAATATTGTTTAAGAATGCTATGTAAAACCTAAATAGAATAAGACTTTATAAACCAGTTCCTCTTGTTATCTCCTTGCACAGTAATTTCAATAAATTAAGCTGATGATTCTGTGGCTAAATCTGAAATACTCACCCACAAATTTTTGAGGCGTAGTGCTCTTCCTCTTGCCTACATTGGTGGGTAGCCTTTCAATAACAGGTGCCCTACCATACGTAGCCAAAGTGTTGGGTTCTGTCATGGCCCTGGTCTCTTTTATAACCTCACCTTGAAAAGTTGATTAGGCAGAAATGATACAGTAATTGAATTatagacaaaaaagaaagtttaaaaatgtcatatgaattgaaagaaaaaataatttaaaaattattataataaaacaacaatttaaaataaataacaaaattatcaaagacacaaacacagaaattgaGTAACAAAATgcatatgaaaaaaatattctatgtaaaaatgtaatgttgCAGATTTAATTTTTGTAGCAGTGCTGGCTGttagaaacaataacaaaacaaactgtaagtTCTTCACTACCTCTTAACTGTTATGTATTTGTCAAACCTATGTATTACTTGTTTTAGAATAATATTTATTAGGTAAACTATATAtgacttcaaataaaatgtttgtccttTCTGTGGTTCAAAACACATGTAGCATTTAGATGTGTTTTGGTTGATAATAGCTTCATTGGTAATGCACTCATTTACCTGTATACGACCCAGTGTTGGTGGCAGGATCTAAGCCGATTCCCTGCAGGTAACTGTGGCAACGCTCTTTGTGTTCCTCTAGAGACGTCCGCTGCTTGTAACTCCGTCCACAGTAGTTGCATTTGTATGGTTTGCCaactaaaaagataaacattcaAGGGAGTAAGTAGTCATATTAGTCACTGCTCCACAGTGGGTAGCAGTCTGGTACCGCAGAATTTAGGCCATGCGTAGTAGTAAAAACTTGTCAAGAGTTAGTTgtacaaacaaagcaaaactaaGCGTCTGAGATCATGGAGGTTCCACTACTAGTGTAAGGATTCCACATGACTGCTGCTAAACTGAAACACATACTGTGGGCGACAGATAGTTGCGCCATGAAGCCTGTATTTCAAAACTCTTTGGTCTTtgaaacacaaagcaaactCCCACCACTGTGGCACAGCATGAGTAAATAATGGAGTTGATCATGCATCCCTTGATGGTGGGAGGAAACTAACTCCAAGTTAAACTGCTATGGAGGTGGGGTGTGATTCATTGTGCCATTTTTTCAATTCATTCCTACCGAGACAAGTGGAAAGATGCAGACATATCCTTCACTTCTTTCTGAGTCAAGCCTTCAGCCCATGTATCCTTACACCTATCCAATGTCTTTTGATGCAGTTAATTGTTGACATTTAAACATAAGCTGTCTGCACAGTGAAGCAAACACATtatgaaaacactaaaaaaaaaacacattttcaaaacacattATAATAGTACTTCACCAGACAGTATCCCACAAAGATAAGGACTGCTGAGGCAAAAGTTATGTGTCCTGTATTAGTGTACTCTAAACCAAGGTAATGACTCATAGAGAGAGTCAGTGAGTAAACTAGAGGGCACATAAGTGTACTACTAAGAACCAAACATCATCATTGGCTCTGCAATGCAAACCATTCACTGTTGTAGTGACTACACTACTACTAGAAAATGATGTACAGGTGATCCAGCACTGTGAGAACAGAGAAACTAAGCACGTTTCAGTCTGAGCCATTGAGGCTGCGACACTCATGcacttacaaacacacacacacactcatatattTGGAGGTAGAGGTGAGATCATCCATTGACATAAGCACTGAGACTTTGTAAGACAGAAAAGTATGattgttaaacaaacaaaaaaaaaaagtagaatacaaaaactaatttaaggAAAGTGAGTAAGAACGTCTAACAGTAAATGTTACATTGTCATTTCTGGAAGTTTTGTTTGATGATGAGTTTTTTTGCTGATGAGTTTGAAATGAAACCCACTTGTTACAAAATGACAAGACCAGTCATGGTTGATATTAcgcttatgtgtgtgtgtttgtgtgttattgTTTCACCAGTCAACTCTGCCTGGGTTAACAAATGTCACACATAGTTAAGCCTTCAGTTTGTCTTCCTAACTGTCACTCTCAAATGCCTTATCCTCATCTGACTTATCCTTctagtctgtttttttcctctctttttggTACACCTGTTTTATCTGGCTGAGCACCAGACCAGGACTGGCAGCTTTGCAGCACACTGAAACTGAGCAGTATTTCCCTGGACACAAATAGAAGGCGGGATGACACTTTGCAATACATATAGTAAAAAGGCCAACTGtggttgtaaacaaacaacagtaTGCAAACACATACCTAAACACAAAcgtttcctctttttaaaaagaaaaaagaaaccccaAGGGGGCACCACAGGCAGAAAGACAGTATTGTCTGACCTTGATTTCAAAGGCGCAACAGAGAGGAGAGTGCAtcctctgataaaaaaaaagtgggttaCCGTTGAAACAGCTAGAACTACACATATGTTTCTCAACAGAAAGTTTCCTCCATCTCAAGACAAGGGGCTAAGCAACACGCCCTTGGAACCTAACTACAAGGAACTCACAGTGAGGTTTATACCATGTACATTAGACACTAAACCTTTCCAAAAACATATATCTTCAACATGCAAGTGTCTCTGAatcacacagattttttttgttttgttttgttgaaaaacaaaataacaaaaaatatatacaaatatatatatatatacgatCACGTATATgcacaaaacaattaaaggaaGTGTGTACTTGTAACACCAAGATAGCATGCATGTGTCTGtctaaatataaaattacaacttcttctttttttttctgcgaaCCACTTCTGGTGGTACAACAAAGTCCGTTCAGGGAAGCAGAATGAGTAATAAAGGAAGAGAATAGCCTGAGAAAGTTGCTTACCAGAATGAGTGCGCAAATGGCCAGTCAGGGCATCACGTCTCCGACAAGCATAGCTGCAGAAGGGGCATTTGAAGGGTTTTTCGCCAGTGTGCAACTTAATGTGTCGCAGCAGGTTTCCTTTTTGGGTGAACGACACACCACACTGGTTACACTGGAATGGCCTTTCACCTGAGAGAAGAAAGCACAGGAAGTCAAAACCAGACTCACAGTGAATGATCGTTATTAGAGAGAGTCAACAAGTCTGATAATagtttgctttttgtctcttttgttttgtttttttactcattaaCTGGATCTATTTACTGTACATTCTATAGCTGCTGATAACAGATTTTGTTAGCAAATAAAAATTGTCTTTG
This genomic stretch from Kryptolebias marmoratus isolate JLee-2015 linkage group LG6, ASM164957v2, whole genome shotgun sequence harbors:
- the ikzf2 gene encoding zinc finger protein Helios isoform X1, which codes for MSDKNKLYSKSTHSLWIRVHGIIITAACSSTPKELEMETSEDYSASNGQCSSGKENPRMSVDMSAPNGQIVPQGPNSPSELTIKQEEIMDEAENSSPAAEEIGQTGDEGVAPEESMAGSPSDTQDGLSGPNVSADTGNRQPNGERPFQCNQCGVSFTQKGNLLRHIKLHTGEKPFKCPFCSYACRRRDALTGHLRTHSVGKPYKCNYCGRSYKQRTSLEEHKERCHSYLQGIGLDPATNTGSYTGEVIKETRAMTEPNTLATYGRAPVIERLPTNVGKRKSTTPQKFVGDKMIRYSYPDIGYGIHPKYENRPELIPPHMMDPTINNAMSYLGSDALRPMLHHPGSSLSLGEVVPIVNPLYHPVLPLSQQTDRPGNCDTLHPQPPQQHEFPSHPSLNGPTALAKQNKPLLPGQAESPSNSGIESADSARSSPQDRQGYHGCNAPSGLKSRSSPAVISSVERVIVASPSSGTSAGMGMMRMAPERPVSQEGVRVFGREGHELRAFQCEHCRVLFLDHVMYTIHMGCHGYRDPLECNICGHRSKERYEFYSHIVRGEHTFH
- the ikzf2 gene encoding zinc finger protein Helios isoform X4, with the translated sequence MSSSQCFSPASFCLLELTIKQEEIMDEAENSSPAAEEIGQTGDEGVAPEESMAGSPSDTQDGLSGPNVSADTGNRQPNGERPFQCNQCGVSFTQKGNLLRHIKLHTGEKPFKCPFCSYACRRRDALTGHLRTHSVGKPYKCNYCGRSYKQRTSLEEHKERCHSYLQGIGLDPATNTGSYTGEVIKETRAMTEPNTLATYGRAPVIERLPTNVGKRKSTTPQKFVGDKMIRYSYPDIGYGIHPKYENRPELIPPHMMDPTINNAMSYLGSDALRPMLHHPGSSLSLGEVVPIVNPLYHPVLPLSQQTDRPGNCDTLHPQPPQQHEFPSHPSLNGPTALAKQNKPLLPGQAESPSNSGIESADSARSSPQDRQGYHGCNAPSGLKSRSSPAVISSVERVIVASPSSGTSAGMGMMRMAPERPVSQEGVRVFGREGHELRAFQCEHCRVLFLDHVMYTIHMGCHGYRDPLECNICGHRSKERYEFYSHIVRGEHTFH
- the ikzf2 gene encoding zinc finger protein Helios isoform X2 — translated: MVSSRDVLACSTPKELEMETSEDYSASNGQCSSGKENPRMSVDMSAPNGQIVPQGPNSPSELTIKQEEIMDEAENSSPAAEEIGQTGDEGVAPEESMAGSPSDTQDGLSGPNVSADTGNRQPNGERPFQCNQCGVSFTQKGNLLRHIKLHTGEKPFKCPFCSYACRRRDALTGHLRTHSVGKPYKCNYCGRSYKQRTSLEEHKERCHSYLQGIGLDPATNTGSYTGEVIKETRAMTEPNTLATYGRAPVIERLPTNVGKRKSTTPQKFVGDKMIRYSYPDIGYGIHPKYENRPELIPPHMMDPTINNAMSYLGSDALRPMLHHPGSSLSLGEVVPIVNPLYHPVLPLSQQTDRPGNCDTLHPQPPQQHEFPSHPSLNGPTALAKQNKPLLPGQAESPSNSGIESADSARSSPQDRQGYHGCNAPSGLKSRSSPAVISSVERVIVASPSSGTSAGMGMMRMAPERPVSQEGVRVFGREGHELRAFQCEHCRVLFLDHVMYTIHMGCHGYRDPLECNICGHRSKERYEFYSHIVRGEHTFH
- the ikzf2 gene encoding zinc finger protein Helios isoform X3, with amino-acid sequence METSEDYSASNGQCSSGKENPRMSVDMSAPNGQIVPQGPNSPSELTIKQEEIMDEAENSSPAAEEIGQTGDEGVAPEESMAGSPSDTQDGLSGPNVSADTGNRQPNGERPFQCNQCGVSFTQKGNLLRHIKLHTGEKPFKCPFCSYACRRRDALTGHLRTHSVGKPYKCNYCGRSYKQRTSLEEHKERCHSYLQGIGLDPATNTGSYTGEVIKETRAMTEPNTLATYGRAPVIERLPTNVGKRKSTTPQKFVGDKMIRYSYPDIGYGIHPKYENRPELIPPHMMDPTINNAMSYLGSDALRPMLHHPGSSLSLGEVVPIVNPLYHPVLPLSQQTDRPGNCDTLHPQPPQQHEFPSHPSLNGPTALAKQNKPLLPGQAESPSNSGIESADSARSSPQDRQGYHGCNAPSGLKSRSSPAVISSVERVIVASPSSGTSAGMGMMRMAPERPVSQEGVRVFGREGHELRAFQCEHCRVLFLDHVMYTIHMGCHGYRDPLECNICGHRSKERYEFYSHIVRGEHTFH